A window of Drosophila santomea strain STO CAGO 1482 chromosome X, Prin_Dsan_1.1, whole genome shotgun sequence genomic DNA:
aaaaaaggcttaaatataaaaatgtaggAAACAGTTAATGGCACTAGAGTTATAGTTAAGATATGTAGCAATAGGTACAAGTACATAGTACTTATTGGGTAGATGGACTATACGCCTACTTGAAATCTAGTGCGTTTACTTGTTGTGcattctttttgttgtttcgcaAGGAATAAATAAACGTAGAAGATAGGCAGAAATTAATTAGTCGcgctaaaaaaaacaaaaaatttaattatatgtgTTCCCGCACCATCGACATGGTAATTACACTCATCAtaattaatatcaatttataAATTGCATTAAGGCCGTTCGTTGTCCGGCAAATTGGGTCTGCCCTATTAAGTGGCTTGCTTGGTACGCTGTGGTCGAGTTCCCCACCGGATGTCCTTGCAACGGAGGTGTGGGATTCCCGAGGAGGCgaaggaggcggaggaggcgtGTCGCCTGGCCCAGATCAGAGTGATACAATGATAGCGACTCCGGAGCGAAGTGGAGTAGAGGAAGCGGGTCAGAGGCAACTCCGTGGctcgtttttatttgttgcatttGAGCCCCGGCCatggaaataaaatttcaaatgtaaCTTTGCTGCGGTAGCCAGTTCATGTACGCGTTCTCGtacgggtgtgtgtgtgtgtctgtgtgtctgtgtgtggcCATGGGAGTCCTGTGTCCTTTCGGCAAGCAGTGTGCATGTGTAGCGCGGCCTGCGGCCTGTGACGATGCCGCAGTTAGCCCGGTCTCCAACTACGGCTCCATCTTGGCCCTGTCTCCGTGGCATTTTCCGTTTCGAAGACCTctgccgttgccgttgccgttgctgttgcctttgcctttgcctttaaGGGCATTGCAGTTGgaataaaatttaattcacCGTCCCGGGAGGAAGCGGCCAGGACATTACGTGCTGGCACTGTCGCTTCCTGCACCCATCTCGAATCCAAAAACCAGAATCCAAGCCCCGAAACCCAAGCACCGAAACCCAAACCTAATCCGAGTAGCATTTGCCGGGCAAAACATTTCCAGCACGCATGGAAACAAGTTCGGAATCACTACGGGAGGCAGTTAGACAGTCGGAGGCTGACCGAGAGTTACAGCACATGGACGTACAGATATATAGGATTCGGGATTAGACGCAATCGAATATGGCCAGCGACACTGCCGATTCTAAAGCCCATATGGAGGTGGATCTTTCCACTAGCGAAAGCGAGCCAACCAGCAGCGGCGATACGGATAGCGAAGGTGATTAACGATTGCCAATCTCCATATATGTAGTTCCACTAATAGCGAACAGCACATCCCACCCAGATGCAAGCTCCAAAGTGGCCGCCCCTAACACCAGTCCCCAGACGAGCATGTACAGTCTGCTGGCCGGAGAATCGGACAATGAattggaggagcaggagcaggagcaggaagacTTCTGCGAAGAGACTATCTCCCTGCTGGCCCACGAGATCCTCTGCTGCGAGGGCGACAGTGACTCGGAGGTGGAGACCGATGCTGAGGACATCGACGAGGCCAGGGACAACGATAGGTTGGCAGAAATCCTACAGTTCGGGCTGCACAATCCATACCGACCCATGCTGAgcgacgaggatgaggacgaggaggaaGTAGAAGGCTGTTATCCGATCGTCAGCGAGACAATCTTCCTGCTGGATGAGGATCAACAGAGCGAGGAAAAGTCCGATTCTTCTAAAAGGAGCTTTTAAAGTAGGGCTGGGGTTGGTTAAattagcatttttttttgttttcacagATATGAATAGCTCCTGGATAAACAGCAAATTTAATTGTCAGGATAAGGCCCAAAGTAATTAGAAACGTGTTATCCGAGTACCTCCACGATTCACTTTCGTTTCTTATTTTTAGCCGTTTATCAACATATCAACATTTATGTATTCGCGCAGATTAACATATCGTACATTGTTTTATGCATTAGGTGCACAAATGGCCCACAGCGGCAAAAGTGCGACTCCCTCAGGACACAGACAATCTAGCCTTTTTGTGTGAGCCAACAGCATAAAGCATCCGTAGAAACAGAAAACGAGTGGAACGAGCTGCTGATCCCACCCACAACTATGCTTAGACTTTACAAATTTGTCAAATGGTTTTTAATAGAGTAAATTGATTGATACCATGGCCTACAGACCTTTACTAGAGTTTCCTTGTAAAAAAGCAGCTCTAATTTCAaagattaaatttaatttattttaagtacCAAGGTTAATATAATGTATCAGAATTTTTGGAGTGAGCCTCTTAGCGCTATTGGCATTGAAAATAGTTACGGGAGGTGGCTGCCATATTTctgtaattaaatattcatgcCTAAAATGACCACTACTGAGACTCACTAATTGAGCAAAGCGCAATAATTACTTTCAGTTTTTACACAATTAAGTtacaaatcaaaagaaactCAATAGCTTGAATGAACGGAACTCTTCTTTTTCGGGTAAAAAGTGTGAGCAGCtctaattaatatttatagcATACTAGGGTTATTTTAATTCATgttacaaaaaagaaaattttgGGATCTGCTTCTTTCGGTTGAAAACCCCCAGGAGCACTTGAATTCCTACTTAATGCTGGGCTCAGTTTGTTTTCGGGAAGGATGCTCCCACATGGCACCACCCACCTGCGATCAGGCTAGCATCCCTCTTGGATCACTTTTCACATTGTCACTCACCTGTTCACACTCAAAGTGGCTGGATAGTCGCTCAGGACACCTGAGGGAGATgggtcctggtcctggtcctggtgcttgtgcttgtggcactgatggcgatggtgatggcaACTGGGACTGCGATTGGGACTTCACTGTGACTTCAGCAAAATGCTGACAGGCGACGGCAACAGGCGGGCtgaactgcaactgcaactgccttTCCCTTGGCAGCTGGCATttagtatttaatattttcgcCTCTGGTTATGCCTCGGTTATGCCTCGGTTATCCCTCGGTTAGTCCTTCAGTTAGTCCTTCAGTTAGTCCCTCAGCGCCTCAGCCACtcgcatttgccatttgcatggGGCTGGTCTTTAATTGCAAACTGGCAGCGGCAATTGCTGGCAACTAAAACTGAAAAGGACGACAAAGGATGAGAAAGCGAAATGCGAATggcaaaatgaaatacaaCATCAGGCGGAAAGCGaatgcagtttgcagtttgcagtttcCAATCTGCTTttgctactgctgctgatgctgctgttgctgatgatgatgatgattccTATTTCCATTCGCATTCccatcccattcccatccacTTCGCCTCCTTTCAATTCGACTGCACTTATCGTAATCGGCGTTTCGGTGTTGGCTTTCAAATTGCCCGCGACCACGTCAAAGCGACCACAAAACTAGCTGAACGGCCAACCGTTGAccatccaacatccaacatccacCATCCACCGCCCACCGTCCACCAACAGCAGGCAATCGAGGACCGCAGATCAGGTTTTAGCCAGTTATCAGCCGGGTTTAGTTGGGTTTTGGGTTGGGTTCAGTTGGGTTCGGTTGggtttgctttgctttgttttactttgctttggtttgggtttgggtttagATTGGAGGTTTGGATGGTTCGGTTTGCTGATCAGTTTGAGGTGGCAACTGTTGCGGGGGCCTCAGCGAAAGGAAAACCAACGAAATCACTCACCTCGCACTCAAGACAACACACACGTGATTCCgggcaagaaaaaaaaaagaaaacaggaCACAGCTGGACAGAAGACAGtgatgacaaaaaaaaatgtcagATGGGTATGTCACACACCAGCCACTGAACAACAGCTGAACTCTTAACTATAAACTATGAACTATGAACTGCGGGTCGCGTCAAGTCTGGACTTGTCGAGATTTGGCGAGAGATTTGCGGGCCACGCAcgtatccgcatccgcatccggtACCCGGTACTGATGTCAACAAGCTACCACACGCAACTAATTCAAAAAATCCAGCGAACGGATTACGGCCACTGTCAGCATTGCCAGCCGAAGCCGAAGCCATCACCAATCGTGTGGCTCGGCGCCAGCCGAAGCCGTTTCCGAACTGGCTTCGTGCCACGCTCGTGGGCGCTCGGCCTAGGCAATCGTTCGTTGTCGTTGGCATTCGGCTGGGACCGGCAGGAGCAGTGGTCCGCAGTCGTTGGTCGCCAGCGGAGTGGTTCGCACGTGGCCCGGCTGCAAGTGGCACAGGATTATTATGGATGAGACCCCCCCGCGTCCTGGCCGTATTCTCTTTTCGTCCTGCCAGTCAGTGGGCATTACCGTGCTGTGCgctttatttaaaaaaaaaaagcagcttAACCTGCTTTTGTGACCttttcccttttggccaacacGTGGCCAACGGCTTCCCCAGCAGCTCCGCCTCACATTTGTCCACCACCTCCAGTGCCGGCGATGGATAGACTGCGTCCACGACCTGGGCCACGCCATGCGTGTTGATAAatgggtttttattttgattttattcaCTGCTTGccttgtttttgcatattcATTGACGAGGCTTCGACTCCGATTCCGACTACGATttcgattcggattcggattcccCTCGTCctactcctgctcctggtcctgcttctgctcctctTGATCCCCATGCGAGGTGGGTCCGGCGCCGAGTGCAAATCCTCTGCCACCTATTGCCTGCGGCCGTGTCTGTGCTGAAATGGTTTTCAATTTATTAGCAATCAGTGGCATTAACAGCCGAATGCGATGCTGTTGCTCCCCAGCGGATATGGCCACTCGGATTATAGGCGGGTCAGTCAGATAGGAAGCCAGTTGTCACTGATCATCGACAGGGCCGATGGAGTGGGCCAGAATACAGAAGGCACTGCGAAGGTCTGAACGATGAGTGTGTGGAGTTGGTATCATTTCAGTCGCTATAAAATTTGCTAACTTACCCTAACTTAATAGATTGAcatacttttgttttttacttaCGCATCGAGGTCTTAAATTTCCTTATTATCAAATAAAAGCCAATGTTAAGCTTTAACTTTTGAATAAAGTTCAATTTAGTGCTTAAAAGATGGAAGACTTTCCTAtgctaaataatttatttcacgCATTGGCGTACTCTTTGTACTAAAACAAGCATTTAATAGCAGTACTTCTATGTCTAAGAATACTTCTTCTAAGAATAAAATTGTCAGCTGGAAATCAAAGTTGAATTTCTAGCTTGAAAATTTCCCCTGCTATATTATGAAGAAACAGATGatttattatgattttattatgatatcttataaatacattaaaagttaatttttATCAAAGCGTACTATTAGACAAATATACTTCTTCATCAGTAGGCTACCAACGTTTATCCCAAATCGaatcatattttaatttgacaaAGTAGCAACGCACACTTCCCCAAATGAGTGCACATGTGTGTTAAGTGTTATGTGTTAAGTGTTCTGCGTTGTGCCCCTGATTGAACTGCTGACCCCCTAACCTTCGGCCCGTGCCCCATATGCTGCTGCACCAGCTGCCATGCCGTTGTAGTTCGATTCGGTTTGAGGTGCCCTCAAGATCGGTTTTGCATTTATGCGGAGTGCAGCCAGCACCAGTGAGCCAGCGGCCCAGTATGCGGCCTAATGCGCTCAACCCGGAACCGCAGGGGCGGCAAATTGGTCAAGTCGGTTGCTGGCCACGTAGCCAGTGTCTTGCGGCTGCAATTCCCGTTACCAATCCAATGCCAATGGCAATGGATATGTAGATGcagatgtggatgtgaatgtggatgtcgatgtggatgtggatgcaaATGGCAGGAAATGCGTGATAACGACCGGCAGCACAcatggaaaatattgaaaatttgaaTGAGGCATACGGACACGAGTCCGCATACTCGATTCTCGAGATGGATTTGAATGCAGGACGCGGGGTGAAGCCATATCCTGCTCCTGACTGCGATGTCTTTGTTGCTGTGGATGAGGATGCTGTATGCTGGATGCTAGATGCTGGATGTGGAAGTGTGGATGTTGTGAAAGTGTCGACACCAGTCCCGGCCAGGCCAAACACATGGCAAATGGCACATGGCACATGGCACATGGCAGACGCTTCTCGTCCAGTGCTCTGtaccagccacgcccacagcccCAT
This region includes:
- the LOC120456977 gene encoding uncharacterized protein LOC120456977 isoform X1, with product MASDTADSKAHMEVDLSTSESEPTSSGDTDSEDASSKVAAPNTSPQTSMYSLLAGESDNELEEQEQEQEDFCEETISLLAHEILCCEGDSDSEVETDAEDIDEARDNDRLAEILQFGLHNPYRPMLSDEDEDEEEVEGCYPIVSETIFLLDEDQQSEEKSDSSKRSF
- the LOC120456977 gene encoding uncharacterized protein LOC120456977 isoform X2 — translated: MYSLLAGESDNELEEQEQEQEDFCEETISLLAHEILCCEGDSDSEVETDAEDIDEARDNDRLAEILQFGLHNPYRPMLSDEDEDEEEVEGCYPIVSETIFLLDEDQQSEEKSDSSKRSF